A DNA window from Castanea sativa cultivar Marrone di Chiusa Pesio chromosome 7, ASM4071231v1 contains the following coding sequences:
- the LOC142643591 gene encoding polyadenylate-binding protein RBP47-like, translated as MAQQQNNGSADINTQPQQQQQQPQQQPQPQQPQQSQQHQQQWMQQQQQHQQQQWMAMQYPAVAMAMMQQHQQQQMMMYNYMPYAAAAAHPYHQHQHQQQQQVHVQQQHHHNQNQGQKYQNQKQQQQQQLGSTEEAKTIWIGDLHHWMDETYLHSCFSHTAEVSSAKVIRNKQTGQSEGYGFVEFYSHEIAEKILQSYNGTVMPNTEQPFRLNWATFSAGDKRSEAGSDLSIFVGDLATDVTDNILQETFATRYPSVKGAKVVFDSNTGRSKGYGFVRFGDENERSRAITEMNGMYCSSRPMRVGVATPKKSSGYSSQAVVLAGGHASNGVITQGSQSDGESTNTTIFVGGLDSDVTDEDLRQPFSQFGEIVSVKIPMKKGCGFVQFANRKNAEDAMQSLNGAVIGKQTVRLSWGRSPASKQWRDHSNQWNGTQNGGQGYGGYGYAVPQTQGLGMYATAAVHGAS; from the exons ATGGCTCAGCAACAGAACAATGGTTCTGCTGATATAAATACGCAGCCACAGCAGCAACAACAGCAGCCACAACAACAGCCACAGCCACAACAGCCACAGCAGAGTCAGCAGCATCAACAGCAGTGGatgcagcagcagcagcagcatcaGCAACAACAATGGATGGCTATGCAGTATCCGGCGGTGGCGATGGCGATGATGCAGCAACATCAGCAGCAGCAAATGATGATGTACAATTACATGCCTTATGCTGCTGCAGCTGCTCATCCTTATCATCAACATCAGCACCAGCAGCAACAGCAAGTTCATGTTCAGCAGCAACACCATCACAATCAGAATCAGGGTCAGAAGTATCAGAATCAgaaacaacagcaacagcagCAGCTGGGGTCCACTGAAGAGGCCAAGACTATTTGGATCGGCGACCTACACCATTGGATGGATGAAACTTACCTCCACTCCTGCTTTTCTCACACTGCTGAG GTCTCCTCAGCAAAGGTCATACGCAATAAGCAAACTGGTCAATCAGAGGGATATGGTTTTGTTGAGTTCTATTCTCATGAAATTGCTGAGAAAATTCTGCAGAGCTATAACGGTACAGTTATGCCAAATACAGAGCAGCCCTTCCGTCTAAACTGGGCAACCTTTAGCGCTGGTGATAAACGATCAGAGGCTGGATCTGATCTATCCATATTTGTAGGGGATTTGGCAACAGATGTAACTGATAACATATTGCAGGAAACCTTTGCTACTAGATATCCATCTGTTAAAGGAGCAAAAGTGGTTTTTGATTCCAACACTGGTCGATCAAAAGGTTATGGTTTTGTTCGGTTTGGTGATGAAAATGAGAGGTCAAGGGCTATTACTGAAATGAACGGCATGTATTGTTCAAGTAGGCCAATGCGTGTAGGTGTTGCAACCCCCAAGAAATCGTCTGGATACTCTTCACAAG CTGTGGTTTTGGCTGGTGGGCATGCATCAAATGGTGTTATCACCCAAGGCTCCCAATCTGATGGCGAGTCAACTAACACAACC ATATTTGTTGGAGGGCTAGACTCTGATGTCACCGATGAAGATCTTAGGCAGCCATTTTCTCAGTTTGGTGAGATTGTCTCTGTGAAAATACCAATGAAAAAAGGATGTGGATTTGTGCAATTTGCTAACAG GAAGAATGCTGAGGATGCAATGCAAAGCTTAAATGGGGCAGTCATTGGCAAGCAAACAGTTCGTCTGTCTTGGGGCCGCAGTCCCGCAAGCAAGCAG TGGAGAGATCACAGTAACCAGTGGAATGGGACACAAAATGGAGGCCAAGGCTATGGTGGGTATGGATATGCTGTGCCACAGACTCAGGGTCTAGGCATGTATGCTACAGCTGCTGTTCATGGAGCATCCTAA